One genomic window of Legionella jordanis includes the following:
- a CDS encoding IPT/TIG domain-containing protein, whose translation MQKTIKNTLMNRILAFLWLGLMMTTAYAGTPLWTFEPLTATTIAVPANGTAMVQYRVTNQSSKPHTLSMQPIRGIAQITTGLNVCGNPFVLRGKNSCVLSLQINGSQLNGPITGGPVVCQQGNPNQCYRPGSANILRITQAPPITDAVITVIGSPLTLTVNGPMGQLTITNTTLEVAATNITSNFTGTALDGNVTETGNTCANVPPGGSCTLTYTPGNTVVPQTNFTIQGTNTNALAAAIAIQSGSTLTAINPNSGTASGGTGFTLTGTGLTGATSVTFDGVAATSVNVVDSTTVTGVTPAHVAGAVDVVINTPAGGATLANGYTYMATAVGQSAFGGTIACLNGGLNNLIAATADNSTAIQWGGFGVAVGAVAQSNTDGASNTAAIVACLTGPGGGAGCPMNINANTYAAGICSNFEVDSQGNTPCQAGNTCYDDWFLPASPAVSGIPANPTSQLDCLWFNRNAIGGFSDVGYWSSTEFSGNPTFFAWDQFFDSGFQLDDVKFFDLRVRCVRAFTP comes from the coding sequence ATGCAAAAAACTATCAAAAATACTTTAATGAATAGGATACTGGCTTTCTTGTGGTTAGGACTCATGATGACAACGGCTTATGCAGGGACCCCATTGTGGACCTTTGAGCCACTGACAGCCACCACGATTGCAGTGCCTGCCAATGGTACCGCCATGGTGCAATATCGAGTCACCAATCAATCCAGCAAGCCACACACCTTAAGCATGCAGCCCATTCGGGGCATTGCGCAAATCACTACAGGGCTCAATGTGTGCGGCAATCCTTTTGTGCTCAGAGGCAAGAATTCCTGCGTACTGTCTTTACAGATAAATGGCAGTCAGTTAAATGGCCCCATTACGGGTGGTCCCGTGGTTTGCCAGCAAGGAAACCCCAATCAGTGTTATCGGCCAGGTAGCGCCAATATTTTGCGCATCACCCAGGCGCCACCGATAACGGATGCGGTGATTACCGTCATAGGGTCTCCTTTAACACTCACGGTAAATGGTCCAATGGGGCAGCTCACGATTACCAACACGACCCTTGAGGTGGCAGCCACCAACATCACCTCCAATTTCACAGGGACAGCGTTGGATGGCAATGTCACCGAAACAGGCAATACCTGTGCGAATGTGCCGCCAGGAGGCAGTTGTACACTGACTTACACGCCAGGCAACACGGTGGTACCGCAAACGAATTTCACCATCCAGGGCACCAATACCAATGCACTGGCAGCAGCCATTGCCATTCAATCAGGCAGTACGCTGACCGCCATCAACCCAAACTCAGGAACGGCATCAGGGGGAACGGGTTTTACCTTAACGGGGACTGGTTTAACAGGTGCCACGAGTGTCACCTTTGATGGAGTAGCAGCAACCAGTGTTAATGTCGTCGACTCTACGACGGTAACCGGGGTCACGCCTGCCCATGTTGCAGGAGCTGTCGATGTCGTGATTAATACGCCGGCGGGTGGTGCCACACTGGCTAATGGCTATACTTATATGGCCACCGCAGTCGGACAGTCGGCTTTTGGTGGCACGATTGCTTGCCTGAACGGGGGATTGAACAATCTGATTGCCGCCACTGCCGATAACAGCACAGCTATTCAATGGGGAGGATTTGGTGTGGCTGTTGGTGCTGTGGCGCAAAGCAATACCGACGGTGCCAGTAATACCGCAGCCATTGTTGCCTGCTTAACAGGGCCTGGAGGTGGCGCAGGCTGTCCAATGAATATTAATGCCAACACTTACGCTGCGGGAATTTGCAGTAACTTTGAAGTGGATTCTCAAGGCAATACCCCTTGTCAGGCAGGAAACACCTGCTATGACGATTGGTTTTTGCCAGCATCACCGGCTGTATCTGGTATTCCGGCAAACCCAACATCCCAGCTAGACTGTTTGTGGTTTAACAGAAATGCCATTGGCGGTTTTTCCGATGTCGGCTACTGGAGTTCTACCGAGTTTTCCGGCAACCCTACGTTCTTCGCCTGGGACCAGTTCTTCGACAGTGGCTTCCAGCTCGACGACGTTAAGTTCTTCGATCTTCGGGTTAGGTGTGTCCGGGCTTTTACCCCTTAA
- a CDS encoding outer membrane protein, translated as MKYRLFLSIATASVLGSTAFAGTMGPVMSSRDWTWVGSVSAGPVWARGGETQTFFLAPEIEKTYAARKSTNAIASGELFVGIQKSLTSQWLGQLGLAAAATGNAKLQGVIWDDADPQFDNYSYLYKVRNSRVAVKGKLLLDKGYWVMPWVSASLGVGFNRVHDFTNTPLIFEALPNNNFEDHTKTAFTYTLGAGVQKPISEHWQLGVGYEFADWGKSELGRAFGQTMNSGLALNHLYTNGVLFNLTYVA; from the coding sequence ATGAAGTATCGTTTATTTCTTTCTATAGCAACAGCCAGTGTGTTGGGAAGTACAGCCTTTGCGGGCACCATGGGGCCTGTTATGTCTTCCAGGGACTGGACCTGGGTTGGTTCTGTGAGCGCGGGGCCCGTTTGGGCAAGAGGCGGTGAGACGCAGACTTTTTTTCTGGCCCCAGAAATTGAAAAGACGTATGCGGCTAGAAAATCCACCAATGCTATTGCCTCGGGCGAGCTGTTTGTAGGCATACAAAAATCATTGACTTCTCAATGGTTAGGGCAATTGGGATTGGCGGCCGCCGCTACTGGCAATGCCAAACTGCAGGGTGTGATATGGGATGATGCCGACCCTCAATTTGATAATTACAGCTACCTTTACAAAGTCCGAAACTCTCGCGTGGCAGTAAAAGGCAAGCTGTTACTTGATAAAGGCTATTGGGTTATGCCCTGGGTGAGCGCAAGCCTAGGTGTTGGCTTTAACCGTGTCCATGATTTTACGAATACGCCTTTGATTTTTGAGGCGCTGCCTAATAATAACTTTGAAGACCACACGAAAACAGCCTTCACCTACACGCTGGGTGCTGGCGTGCAAAAACCCATCAGCGAACATTGGCAATTGGGGGTTGGTTATGAGTTTGCCGACTGGGGTAAAAGCGAACTGGGACGTGCTTTTGGGCAGACCATGAATTCAGGATTAGCGCTCAATCACCTCTACACTAATGGCGTATTGTTTAACCTCACTTATGTGGCTTAA